cacgtctcggaacccgacaaaagttataaaatatgaatgcccatccaaccacgagtccaaccatataaatttcaccaaattccgacatcaactcgaccctcaaatcttcaattgaagtCCTCAACAAGCCTAATTCACCCATACATATCCCTTTTATCCTTAATAGATTTCATCCTTGGTCTTTAAGCCCCAATCTAGGTTATATGATTCAATATTTAATCATTATTAAGCTATTAAAACACTAGAATCACCAACCATCCTAACAAGATTCAAAaattcactattcatcttcttctccattcaagaaccctaactcacaatacccatttcAAGGACTAGCATAATTCTTCAACCAATTGGTACTTTCTACTTCACAATATATTCCAAATACTTAATCCATAGTTATATTTAAGTATAGCATGGAGAATTTACCTCTTATAGATCAAACCCTAACTTGAACCCATTtgaatgattcttgaagattagagAAATCCCTATGAATTTCAATCCATGCAGATGTTAATACTACCATTAACTAGTATTAATCcattataaaaatatcataaaactcaCCTTTGATGTGTATTTGGGTTGAGGATGCTCCACCTTCTCTCTAGAATCCAAAACTTAGCCAAAAATATTATCTTTTTCTCTCTCCCCGAACCTCCCATGTTTTATAGAAAATGAGCTGCGTAGGCTGGCTGCGTAGCCTACACAGCTTAACCCTCCCATTCACTTCCATGCTGATTTTGCCTACGCAATGGTGCGTAGGCTATGCAAGACTCGCGTAGCTATTCTTTCACCCTTTAGTAAAaaggtcataaccttttgtagaATTCttcaaatgacgaacggtttgatgcgttggaaactagactcaaagggctttaatttgttAGGTTATACACCATAAAACTCTTCATATcttgagagttatgctcgtttgaaattagatcttgtgcaaactcacttgaaactttatcccatcatataattttcaacttgacttagcctaaAGGCTCTTCTTAGACCCTAAACCAttttaatgcacctcatacatatattatcatgatcaattgatatcattcaaattaccagtcttgttcatacccgaattgatataattagcacccgccaatcttcttaatggttttaaaatacttaaaaattGTTTCGGGGTGTTACAACAGAGCAACGAAAGGATATCTTATTGTAATTGAATGACCAAAGAACAAAAACTATATGTCAACATTTAGAAAGAAATGATGAACCAGTCATACTCGGTAACCAAAAGAAAGCAATTTTATGGTAGAATGACAGCAGTACGTCTCCATTTACAATAACCAAATCACGACCATGAAAGGAATTTGTGAATTAATGTTTTCATACATAATTACATGATACTTATCACCAAATTAATCTCATATTTTTTAGATATAATTTGCATGTTTGTAAGAGTGAAATCACTTATTAGAAGAGGACGGAGGAGACGAGAGATCATAATTACAAATGAAAGACAAGTTAAAATTACACAAGTTTATGAAAAAAGTTTCTATGATGtactctctctatctctctcgcACGAACGTTGTTGAACGATAAAAATATCCTCAAAATATTAGTTGACTTTTATGTCCTTAAAATTAAAATATGTCTTCAAAAAGATAATTTCAGATAGGATAAACTTGTAAAACTAGACCATATACGAATTTGCATAGACTCTtaattgtgtaacgacccgacttgtcgttttaagaaattAAGCCCCGtccagtgacttaaggtctcgagaagtttcacaatatatattatgacccgcttgtgtggtcgagtttgattttcgaaagattcGATCGGAGAGTTGAATTTTGAACAAATGAtcccggaatgaaattttgatgatggcaatagcttcgtatgatgatttcggacttaggcgtatgttcggatttggatttggaagtctggacttaggcgtatgttctgATTCTGGTGTCTGGATTTGACCTTCACGAACGCAAACGCGAATGCGAGGCAAGGTCTGGTCAAGCTTACGCGACGcagtggtcgcgaacgcgaagaaggaaggggagCCGGGACCTTGAGccattaacccttcgcgaacgcgaagcatggaCTGCGAAAGCGAAGAAGGAGGGAAGTTGGCTATCGCGAACATGAGAGcttgaacgcgaacgcgatgctgtGTGTGgtcaggccttcgcgaacgcgacaccggtcacgcgaacgtgaagaagaaaagcctgggcagtgagtttaagtttagaaaatgggacttcgtcccattttccattttagacggattggagctcgggatgaggtaatttttgggagattttcaaaggaaataacggggtaagtattcttgactcaatattggttaaattacccgaatccatggttgtttttaatatttaatcggtgaattaaattagaaaaaaatgtgaaaaccctcttgattcaacttaagatttggaggtcgagttgttatcggaattgaataaaattggtatggttaaactaGTATcggaatgggcattcatattttgtaacatTTATCGATttacgagatgtgggccccatgggcgatttttgggttaaatttcggatttttatagaaaatttgtattttcatatgaaatttattcctacaatttgtattgattgaatctaattaattatggctagattcgagccgatcggagtcagaaaatctAGGAAagggcatactacttgactgattgagcgcagtttgagataagtatcttgcctaaccttgtgtgggggaactaccctttaggatttgagtcatctatgctgattgtagtctgtgtacgcgaggtggcgAATGTGTGCTCaaacttatttgtgaaaagttggccttttagggttcttatatTCTTATATTCACCGTGTATGATGTTGTTCTTGATACGCTTGAATTCCCATTTGCTAGTTTCACCTTTACATActttgattagagataattgctttaggatttaCTCTTACTGcctatttgacccttattcgacgtaaccaaagattttacctcttctatcgacgtgctatatttttcataactgcttatctttaattaaaattattattttctcatcctataattgtttagtcttaattggagttatgattatatTCAGTTGCAtatccttacttgaattgttgaatattcctcgtaattgctcaacctcaaaaggagtttagataatctatatcttagttgactttccattatttggaactatttgactcgtgttggcttcttatcattgacttgaatattgtgaaatcgttgctatatcttgttttgttttcccttgttaagttgttctccttgtgcctagcattcttcaccgtggttattccttgtgaatgagttctaccgttcttgtgatttaagttcttgagttgatttgctcgtCGTACCTTGCATCTTTatcattgttgcttttgtacttgttgtggtgatgtacgaggtttcggtcatgttatagttgttatctctgttgtttgtgctgcatatttaaattgggactacggacgtattacgggagatcccccagcactgcatatttaaattgggactacggacgtattccgggagatccccctgtcttgcatatttactttgagactacggacatattccgggagatccccctatcttgcatatatgctttgggactacggacgtattccgggagatccccgagcactgcatatttaaattgggactacgaacgtattccaggagatccccctatcttgcatatttaattcgggactacggaacggtattccggtagattttcctgtggttatatctgtgttcggagctgctaatcttccatgcttaggtgtcacagggtgacttatactcgaaagatattactgaaaaagtttatatttgaaaggattttttcttatcttcaaagaactatatttgaaagatatttatttgaaggaagaatatttcaaaaaaataaatttcttattggaaaggattatattctaaagacctcaatttaaaaacttacgggtgaaagtttacacttgaaggatttgaccAATTTATTGGGGTTTGTTGGCTGAGTCCTGATATGAAAATTATTGCAGTTGCTGAGTTACTACTTGtctttactgtattgtgatttttgAATTTGGGTTGTGCTTTCGTTCATTCTTCTATGTCTTATTCTGCTGCTCCGTTGTTACTTGctgtttttccttccttattgcagttgTTATGCCGTTAGCCATATCGtggggtccttagatagatgtcatgttctgtcatccctataattatacttgttcagtttattagaccagtgggtgtcttgactagtcctcgttactacttcatcgaggttaatcttgatacttactgggcaccgctgtggtgtgctcatgctactcttttgcatatttttgtacagatccaggtatcgaTCGTTAGTAGTTGTGCGGATCCttgctgaggagactcaaggtaaacctgccgctgcgtttgcaggcttcggagtcacctttcTATTTTGTATTTACACTGTTTTTACTTACttccgaacagttgtatttagaagtgttagcaaactctgtagagcttatgacttgtactgccggttttgggaaattgtaaattttgtaaagattTCTATATCGAGATTGTTAGATTtcctttgttattattattactcagtaaatgttaagcttacctagtccctaagactatgtgccatcacgatacccaatggaggaaaaattgggtcgtgacaaattgctAGGCCTAAAGTGAATTGCATAAACTTCCAACTCCATTGGAGTCTAATTTTTCGAGTATGCCTAACTGTTTTGGAGTGCCAATTCCAGATAGAAGAATATTTATACTTTACATTCTCAGtattttgattttaattaatcAGATTTTTATGCCctttaaaactaaattattctTTCAAAAAATAGACACTAATATACAAGACTTCAATATTCATTAGGAATCAAAACGTTGAAACCAAATTATTAATCACGTAAGTTTACTCACACAAGGAGTTCTTATGATAAAAAGAGCCTTTACCGAATTCTAGGCAAAAAGAGTTTACTCACATAAATTTTCATTTATTTGATTAATATATTTAACGTACAATATTTATTTTGACATATTATtgtctttttatattttattatataacatTTTTGTCTGATGAAGTTCTCCCACTATTTTCATTGACTGTAGCTTTAAAATGTctactattttcttttaatcGGTAATATTATGGATATGCTTTTAATAAATCTTGAGCATATGTAAAATTTTGGCAAAAGGCCATCTCTGTAACAACTAAATTTTCTTCTTTAAAAGTATCGGATAATTACGAGTAATAAATTTGAGATAGATGCTTATTATATGAGATAAATATAGCTGATTGATAAAATATGCTTGACGCCAATATAAGGTAAAGAATTATGGAGTGAGCTAAACATGTAAGTGATGAATATGGTATTCGCAAACGCATACTAATTTGTTACTTTAAGTTGTTAACTGGACCTTTTCTCAAAAACAACTAATAGACCTTTTCTCAGAAACAATTAATCTACTTCGGCAAaagcatatatatattttgtcaGCATTAGTATCTTTCTGAAAtagttttttctttattgttataAATGGCTTgggtttttaaatatttttaggacCCATTTATTAGTTATACTAAATATTATGAAATTCAATAAtgttaaatattatatatattattgaaCTTCATAATACTCACAGACCAAAAATGTATCATACatattcaataataaataattttagtATAATTACGCAATGCAATTCTAATATCTGAAACAAGATATTTCGTGCAACGCACGAATATAgagactagtatatatatatatatatatatatatatatatatatatatatatatatatatatatatatatatgtgtgtgtgtgtgtcaaaaAATTTACTAAATAAGTACAGATGATTGACTTCAAACCCGGTAAATTAAATAAGTTGTGGTAAAACACCGAATTCAAACCCATAAAATTCATATTCTGGATTCGCCTTCTCTCTCATTTTGATGCACATAGGACTACACATAAAACAGAAGGTGGGGTTCTTTCCATGATATACCAAGTACCTACAATCTTtacatttctttatttcttttttatctaGGAAATTTTGGAATATCAACTATTCGTATCAGTGGTGTACTGATCAATCCAACAAttccagaagcaacaaatcttCGAATTTGTTAACATATATTTTGTTCTCATATAGCAATATTTCACTTATAATAATACTATTGCATTAGAGGTCATGACTTGCGAAGCTCACCTGACCTTTACATGTTAGCATAAAATAAATACATGTGTAATAGCATATAAAGGTAGAAATAAAGAAACCATACTAATATCAAATAAGGCAATGAAAAAAGTCACAGAAATGTAGAAAACCGATATTATGGATAGCTTACTTGTAAATGTACATGTAACTTTTACAATCATTTTTTCAATATATATGCAGAATCCTTTTAATTTAGTCCAAGAACAATTTTCTGTACGTTTATGTTATATATGAACATAAAGTACATGTCAAATAATCCCCAATATTATATAATATCTACCACAATATAGTTTTGACATCATTGACTTTACGTTgtactttcaagagggatatcaatatcaacaataaGAGTCTTGATCATAAAAGAATAGCCGAAATGGATGAAAGAACATATACTTGAAATATTGTCTATAAGAAATGATTAGGTCAGAAACACTTCAAATACATGTTTGTGCTTCATAACATtaaaataagattaaaaaaattcaaatgtatttaattaattttgattgttcatcttcatacATCAAATAATATCCAATCACTATATGACAATCCACATCGATCATTCTTAGTAGTTATTGCACTTTTTACTTTTATGTATAATTATTTACTCAAaactttattttaataatattaatattatttttacaaaatcatgtaCTACATGGCTCAGTATACACGTGCAACGTACGTGCGGAGAAACTAGTTAACAAAAATACTCAAATCTTATAAAACACTCGTCAGTGAAATAGCATACATATATAacccaccaaaaaaaaaaatcataaacttAAATTATACATTTAATACAAATAGGCTTAATATAAACTGTTGTTGAAAAACAAATGGAACTATAAAGCTTTTCGACACTAAATACGACGATAGTGAGAAATCGTATCAgagatgtaacgacctggccggtcgtttcaatagttatagccctgtttcccttTTCTGCTCATTCTTGTGCTTCActattgttttatgacttatcgggttggttggttcgggccAGGGatatttcagagtgaattgagacacttagtctcttaattgagaTCTTAAGCTCGAAACGTCaaccggatatcgacttatgtgtaaacaacctcggattggaattttgatggttccgttagatccgttgggtgattctggacttaggagctgatggtaggctataactATGTGTTTTGGCCACTATTTGcattccaatttactgcactttactgATGTTTGAGTGCTAAATGGTAGTAAATTACTCTGACTAATTGCTTTATGCTTTGCAGGAGAAATTTCGGGCTACAATAGGGTTAGGAATCGCTTTGAGCTAATATGGAGTGTTGGGGCCAAGTAAAAGATTATGGAGTACATTGGGAGCTCGTTCGAGGATCAATGGAGGTTCGCGcacttaaaaagaagaaataaaacgAGAGCAGAAAATGGCCCAGGTGCGCGGCCACGCACTCACCGCGCACTGGGCTGCTTAAGTCAAGCAGAAACTTTCAAATGTGCGCAGCCAGATGCACGATCACctgcccaggtgcgcggccgcgtacGTCCCTCCGAGGAAATATTTTGCAAGGCTAAAATTATAATTTCGGGGGCGACTTTtcttgacctatatgaagcccaGCTCGTCTAAAAAGAGGGGACTTTGATTTTGAGAAGGAATTTTTTAGAGAGAAGAAGACGGAAGCAACGGAAAATCGATATACTTGATTAAATTCACTCAATACGAAAGTTTGGGTGGAATTTGGGAATTGTaatgtcttcttgttcttctagTACTCTCGTTTTGAATACTTTCTTCGTTATGGAGTAATTCTCCTTAGGGTTGTTGACGGATGTTGTGAATTAATCATTGTTTTGGATTTTACTCTATGTTAATTGCCCGACTTTCCTGAATGAGTTCTTAATTAAATTACAAGGTTTATTGTAGTCTTACTTTAATCGAAAGAGAAGTTGACTGCTATTAGCTTTGTGTTATCTTAATTGGGTTGATTTTACGCCTCTTCTAGGTAATCGAAAGAGTTTAAGGAGTTATTGATTTACCCAGTTCAGGAGAATAATCGAGAGGTGTTCTCTGAAGGATCATTCATTCACTATTTTTGTGCATACATTCAATAGGGCTTGTTATTGGGCTATCTAAGGGAATCAAATACACTCGGAAGAAGATTTGAAATCTTTGAAGTAGCCCAATCATCTGTTGAAATTGAGAGAATCAGTAGAAGCTAAGAGTGAATTTAGCATAGAGTTATCCGGAAAAATAGTTGATCACATATCTTGTCATCACCCTTGCCTCTCTCATCGATATTCCTTTATTTTTACTAATCATTCGGGTATCATCAGTTTCTTACAGCTAATAATCGTAGTTTATTTGTAGTCAATAAGAACATAAATCAAAAGGTTGATTATCGTGGATAGTGTTAAGATGAAGAATTAATAGAACATTATTAAAACTAATCCATGTGGAAATAATTTAATACTATACTAACTTTGATTAGCGAGCCTAAGTTTATACGccggttttgcgctcgtcaaattttggcgtcgttgccgggaaTTGGCGACTAATAGTGTTTAATTTAGTTTTCAGTGCTAATTCAGGaactactttattttattttctttttttacgcTCTTTTCATCTGTGTGCAGGAAACAGTTTAAGTTCAGCGgtgtatgacttgatcctcttcaaaGGACCTGGTACCATACGACCCAGAGTTAGACAAACACCTGAGGCAGTTGAAAAGAGAGAAAGGAGCGAGTGGATTATTGTTGGGTCAGCCTTCAACTCAGGATAAAATGGTAAACAATAAAGAGATAGCAGACCTAGCTGCCAGAGAGGCGGCTCAGCAACAGGAAGCATGATTAGCGGCTGAAGCGGCCCGCAGAATTGCGGATGAAACGGTTGATGGAGATCGAAGACTCAATCCCAACCGAATTATCGAGGATGCCTTTGAAAATGCAGGTCCTAGAGATCACTGggagattatgctagaccggtgtACAACCAACAACAGTCTAGTGTGAGGCCTCCACCCATAGATGCCAataattttgaactcaaacagggAGTCATCCAGACCATTCAAAATAACTGCATTTTCAGAGGCAAACCCAATGAAGATCCCAACAACTATCTGATAGACTTTGATGAAATAATGAACACATTCCGCTATAATCGATCATCACATGATACTATATACCTCAGAGCATTCCCGTTCTCATTGAAGGATGATATAAAGCAATGGCTGAGAAGTTTGCCTACAGAGTCAATCCGTACGTGGGAGGAGATGACTAccaagtttttgggaaaaaaattGTCGGCTGCTAAGACGGGAAGGATGAGGAAGGAGATTCATAATTTCAGTCAAGGCGAAGGAGAGACAGTGTTCGAAGCATGGGAAAGATTTAAGGAGTTGCTGCGGAGGTGCCCTCATAACGGAATGGAGCAATGGATGCAACTTCAGGACTTTTGGGACGGTTTAAACCTGTCATCAAGGAGATTGCTAAATAGTGCAGTTGCAGGCCCTCTAATGAAGAAAACTCTGGAAGAGATTGTCACTCTCTTGAATGAACTATCTGAGGATGCAGATCAATGGTCCACAGACCAAGTGGATCGAAAAAAATCAGCAGGGGTGCACCAATTAGAATCGACTGTAGCAATGCAGGCACAAATTGCAACAATGGCTAAGGACATCAAGCAATTGACTATGGCTCAGGTGCAAACTCAACCACAGGTTGGTTGTGATATCTGTGGGATGGGACACCCTACACACGAGTGTCAAGCTACAGCTGAGGAGGTCAACGCTGTGGGAAATTTTAATAGAGGGAACTACCAAGGTGGGAACAACTTTAATGCTATGGGTCAAAGACATCCAAGTTTTTCGTGGAGTTCACCTAATGGGAGCTTGAACTCATGGCAGCAAAATAATCTCAAACCACAGGGTCAGAGACCACCAGGTTTTCAGAACCAGCAAAGGCAACAGTACCAGCCACCACAGCCAAATCAGTCAAATATGGAAGATCTCATGAAGGCATTCATCAACAAAACAGGTGAAAAATTCGAGACTCAGGGCACAGCTATCCGAAACttaaaaaggcaaatgggacagaTTGCAAATTTATTGTCTGAGAGGGCTCCTGGGACTCTTCCATCCGACACTGAAAAGAACCCGAAGGAAACAATCAAAGCGGTATCTCTGAGAAGCGAAAAAGAATTGATTGATCCAATAGTGAAGGCTAAATCAGAAGTGGTCAACAAGCAGACAGAGACACCATCAGAGGAAAAGaataaagatcaaaagagccAGAAAAGCGGGATGtagaaagaaattgaagaaagtaGACATATGCCAGCTCTATCTTTCCCTCAAAAGATGAAGCGGGAGAAACTTGATAAGTGTTTggggcgattcttggagatgcTCAAACAACTTTATGTGAACATACCAGTCACAGAAGTACTCACTCAGATGCCCGcttatgcaaagttcttgaagAAAATCCTGTCTAGCAAGAGAAAATTAGAGGAGATAACAGTGGTCAAGTTGAATGCCCACTGTAGTGCTATATTGCAAAACAAAATTCCTTAGAAGTGTGGGGACCCAGGAAGCTTTAACATACCATGCTCGTTGGGGAGTGAAAAGTTTGACAAGGCTCTCTGTGATTCAGGTGCGTCTATAAATCTAATGCCTCTGTCTGTATTCATGAAACTGGAAGGTGAACTTGGAGTGATCAAATTAATACCAGTGTCCCTACAACTGGTCGACCAGACCACCATTCTACCTGAGGGAATCATTGAAGATATTCTAGTGCGGGTGGATAAGTTTGTGTTCCCCGTCGATTTTATTGTAGTGGATATGGAGGTGAACAAGGAGGTACCTTTAATTATAGGGAGACCAATTTTGTATACAGGTAGAGCCATCCTTGATATTTATGAGGGGCAGCTTTTGCTTAGAGTGGGAACTGAGAAAGTAGTGTTCCAAATGAAGAGAATGATGAAATACCCCAGTGATGAGGTATCTGCTTACTCGTGTTTCAAGCTAGATATCATTGGGGAGTTGGCTGAGAAGTACAAGTCTGACAAGCTTGTGGAGGATACTCTAGAGAAGTGTATTACCCAGTCTGGCACAGTGGATGATGAAGATCCTGAAGTAAAGAAAGAGGATGAAGCTCTTGAAACGGAGGAGCAAGTGGTTGatgaggaggaaataaaagaGGAGGCTTCTAAGCCCAATGTGGAATTGAAAGTCTTCCCCACTCATTTGAAATATGCTTTTCTTGAAACTAACAACTTTCCTGTGATTATTTTTGCTGATTTGACAGGTACACAGGAGCAAAAACTGGTGGAGCTGCTGTCAAAGTACAAGAAGTCCATTGGTTGGAGCATAGCTGATATTCAAGGAATCAGTACAGCCAtatgcatgcacaaaatcctgcTTGACGAAAATAGCAAGCCAGTGGTGCAGCCTCAACATAAGCTAAACAAAAATTTGGAAGAGGTAGTGCACAAGGAGATTATCAAATTGCTAGAAGCGGGAGTAATTTTTCCCATCTCTGATAGCCAGTGGACCAGTTCAGTGCAAGTTGTACCCAAAAGGGGGGCATGACAGTggtaaaaaataaagataatgaattgatccccacaagaacagTCACAGGgtggagaatgtgcattgattatagaaggcTGAATTAGGCAACTAGGAAAGACCACTCTCCACtcccttttattgatcaaatgctcgaGAAGGTGGCTGGACACAGATGCTACTTCTTCCTGGATGGGTATTCTGGCTACAATCAGATACCTATTGCCCCATAAGATGttgagaagaccacattcacttgccCGTCATGTATTTTTGCTTACAGGAGGATGATGTTTGGGCTATGTAATGCACCTGTCACTTTTTAGAGGTGCATGATGTCTATATTCTCCGACTTAAACGGGAAGTGTCTTGAGGTGTTCATGGATTATTTcaccctttttgatgatgacttTGAGGATTGTTTGATGAATTTAAAGCTCATGCTTGAACGTTGTGAAGCTACTCGCTTGGTTCTTAACTGGGAAAAGTGTCACTTCATGGTAAATGAGGGAATTATCCTGGGACACAAGGTAACTGCGCATGGAATTGAGGTTGACAAAGCTAAGGTAGATGTTATTGCTAGGCTCCCTCCCCCGACTTCGGTGAAGAGCATAAGAAGCTTTTTGGGACATGCTGGGTTCTA
This DNA window, taken from Nicotiana tabacum cultivar K326 chromosome 15, ASM71507v2, whole genome shotgun sequence, encodes the following:
- the LOC142169681 gene encoding uncharacterized protein LOC142169681; translated protein: MPALSFPQKMKREKLDKCLGRFLEMLKQLYVNIPVTEVLTQMPAYAKFLKKILSSKRKLEEITVVKLNAHCASINLMPLSVFMKLEGELGVIKLIPVSLQLVDQTTILPEGIIEDILVRVDKFVFPVDFIVVDMEVNKEVPLIIGRPILYTGRAILDIYEGQLLLRVGTEKVVFQMKRMMKYPSDEVSAYSCFKLDIIGELAEKYKSDKLVEDTLEKCITQSGTVDDEDPEVKKEDEALETEEQVVDEEEIKEEASKPNVELKVFPTHLKYAFLETNNFPVIIFADLTGTQEQKLVELLSKYKKSIGWSIADIQGISTAICMHKILLDENSKPVVQPQHKLNKNLEEVVHKEIIKLLEAGVIFPISDSQWTSSVQVVPKRGA